In Diabrotica undecimpunctata isolate CICGRU chromosome 4, icDiaUnde3, whole genome shotgun sequence, a single genomic region encodes these proteins:
- the LOC140438990 gene encoding uncharacterized protein, producing the protein MASIWVKVLVPINYRSQLVQTMDATLDVESSNIESLIDDLSALRNNWDKILSECKHVANAYGIEPELSTSRARKRKTFHDETATEDVMLNLSPEERFKTEVFYTIIDVLVANLKTRFTALREIEMKFSFLWKYNEMDENTISESCVRFAEEYNSDVSRDLVDEMI; encoded by the coding sequence ATGGCGTCAATTTGGGTGAAAGTGTTGGTACCCATCAACTACAGAAGTCAACTGGTTCAAACTATGGACGCTACTTTGGATGTTGAGAGTAGTAATATAGAGAGCCTAATTGATGATTTAAGTGCCTTAAGAAATAACTGGGACAAGATATTGTCTGAATGCAAACATGTTGCAAATGCTTATGGTATCGAACCGGAACTCTCCACTTCCCGTGCGAGAAAGAGGAAGACTTTTCACGATGAAACAGCTACAGAAGATGTAATGTTAAATTTATCCCCGGAAGAACGCTTCAAAACAGAAGTTTTTTACACAATTATTGATGTTTTGGTGGCCAACCTGAAAACGAGGTTCACAGCACTGAGAGAAATCgaaatgaaattttcatttttatggaAGTATAACGAAATGGACGAGAATACGATCTCAGAAAGTTGTGTAAGATTCGCCGAAGAGTACAATTCAGATGTAAGCAGGGATCTAGTTGATGAAATGATTTAA